The following are encoded together in the Chaetodon trifascialis isolate fChaTrf1 chromosome 3, fChaTrf1.hap1, whole genome shotgun sequence genome:
- the fkbp5 gene encoding peptidyl-prolyl cis-trans isomerase FKBP5 produces the protein MTTDQDLPMDGQSATAVFAAKGIDVTPNKDQGVIKVVKRQGTDGDRPMIGDRVTVHYTGKLLNGKKFDCSRDRKEPFCFNVGKGQVLKAWDVGVLSMQGGEVCTLLCKPEYAYGIAGNPNKIPPSSSVVFEMELLKFEGEMLTDDGGILRRIKVKGDGYTNPNDGARVDVHLEGSCGGRLFDCRDVSFIVGEAEDKGVPLGVDRAMDKMQKGECCILHLKPKYGFGSEGKPEYKIGPDKDIVYEVTLKDFTRAKESWEMDLNEKLDLAAGVKHKGNQYFKAGQHYQAVIQYQRIVSWLEMECGSGIEQQKRIQDFILTSHLNLALCFLRMKEFSQVVENCNKVIELDESNEKALYRRGEARLLRNEFSLAMADFQHVLQVNPSNRAARAQISICQSKIKEHHEQDKRTYANMFQKFAERDAKTGKTKRRRDESMRGGMNGETGIKQRRRSQDCPS, from the exons ATGACCACTGATCAGGATCTGCCTATGGACGGCCAGTCGGCCACAGCCGTGTTTGCAGCGAAGGGCATTGATGTAACACCGAATAAAGACCAAGGAGTTATTAAG GTTGTGAAGCGTCAGGGCACAGATGGAGACCGGCCAATGATTGGGGACAGAGTGACTGTCCATTACACTGGGAAGCTGCTCAATGGGAAAAAGTTTGACTGCAGTCGAGATCGCAAAGAACCTTTCTGCTTCAATGTGGGCAAGG GTCAAGTTTTGAAGGCCTGGGACGTTGGTGTGTTGTCCATGCAGGGCGGGGAGGTGTGCACGCTTCTCTGTAAACCAGAGTATGCTTATGGAATTGCTGGTAATCCCAACAAAATTCCTCCCAGCTCATCAGTAGTATTTGAG ATGGAGCTACTCAAGTTTGAAGGAGAGATGCTTACAGACGACGGCGGTATCTTAAGAAGGATAAAGGTCAAAGGAGACGGTTATACTAATCCCAACGATGGAGCACGTGTTGACG TGCACCTGGAAGGAAGCTGTGGCGGCAGATTGTTTGACTGCAGGGACGTGAGCTTTATTGTCGGTGAGGCTGAAGATAAAGGTGTTCCTCTCGGAGTGGACCGAGCCATGGACAAGATGCAGAAAGGAGAGTGCTGCATACTGCACTTAAAACCAAA gtATGGCTTTGGAAGTGAAGGTAAACCCGAATACAAAATTGGACCAGACAAAGACATCGTATATGAAGTCACCCTCAAAGACTTTACAAGG GCTAAAGAATCCTGGGAAATGGACTTGAATGAAAAGCTGGATTTGGCTGCTGGAGTAAAGCATAAAGGGAATCAATATTTTAAG GCCGGGCAGCACTACCAGGCAGTCATCCAGTACCAGCGCATCGTTTCCTGGCTAGAAATGGAGTGTGGCTCTGGCATCGAGCAGCAGAAGAGGATACAGGACTTTATTTTGACGTCACACCTCAATTTAGCGTTGTGTTTCTTGCGGATGAAAGAGTTCTCACAAGTGGTGGAGAACTGCAACAAG gtgaTTGAGCTGGACGAGAGCAACGAGAAGGCTTTGTATCGTCGTGGGGAAGCACGGCTCCTCCGTAACGAGTTCAGCCTGGCCATGGCAGACTTTCAGCACGTGCTGCAGGTCAACCCCTCAAATCGAGCAGCTCGTGCTCAGATTTCCATCTGCCAGAGCAAGATTAAGGAACATCATGAGCAGGACAAGAGGACCTACGCCAACATGTTCCAGAAATTTGCAGAACGGGATGCCAAG ACTGGGAAGACGAAGAGGAGGCGGGATGAGAGCATGAGGGGCGGCATGAATGGTGAAACGGGCATTAAGCAGCGGCGGAGGAGTCAGGACTGTCCGTCGTAA